A window of Rhodoligotrophos appendicifer contains these coding sequences:
- the coxB gene encoding cytochrome c oxidase subunit II — protein MSLRRWLATSPVVVALAASGCAGNQSAFAPTGIDADRINLLFWIMTLAGGVILLAVMILTALVIARPAWFRRRIANDRFVIGAGIVFPMVTLTVLLTYGLLMMRAGAPLAAGQETLRIAVSGEQWWWRVTYRDSRGQQMESANEIRIPVGRPVALELTTADVIHSFWVPNLAGKLDMIPGRTNVLTLQATEKGISRGQCAEYCGGAHAMMSLHVVALPENEFQDWWLREAAPASGPDYAEQQWGRQVFLESGCGSCHTVRGTPAQGKIGPDLTHVGSRLSLAAATLPNDAEAFARWIRDNQHIKPENRMPGYTIFSVEQLAVLAAYLEGLK, from the coding sequence GGATGCGCCGGCAACCAGTCTGCCTTCGCCCCGACGGGAATAGATGCCGATCGCATCAACCTGTTGTTCTGGATCATGACCTTGGCGGGGGGCGTCATCCTGCTCGCTGTCATGATTTTGACGGCCCTTGTCATCGCCCGGCCCGCGTGGTTTCGCCGGCGCATTGCAAATGACCGCTTCGTCATCGGCGCAGGAATCGTCTTCCCCATGGTGACTCTGACCGTCCTGCTCACCTACGGGCTTCTGATGATGCGCGCCGGCGCTCCCCTCGCCGCAGGACAGGAGACACTGCGGATCGCGGTGAGCGGCGAACAGTGGTGGTGGCGGGTCACCTATCGGGATTCCCGGGGGCAGCAGATGGAGAGTGCCAACGAAATTCGCATCCCCGTGGGTCGCCCCGTCGCTCTCGAACTGACGACGGCGGATGTCATTCACAGCTTCTGGGTTCCGAACCTCGCCGGCAAGCTCGACATGATCCCGGGTCGCACCAACGTGCTGACCCTCCAGGCGACCGAGAAAGGGATCAGCCGCGGTCAATGTGCCGAATATTGCGGCGGTGCCCACGCGATGATGTCCCTTCACGTGGTGGCCTTGCCGGAGAACGAGTTCCAGGATTGGTGGCTGCGGGAGGCAGCCCCCGCATCCGGCCCCGATTACGCGGAACAGCAATGGGGTCGGCAGGTCTTCCTGGAGAGCGGCTGCGGCAGCTGCCACACGGTTCGGGGCACGCCGGCGCAAGGCAAGATTGGTCCGGATCTCACCCATGTCGGCAGCCGCCTGTCGCTGGCGGCCGCCACGCTCCCGAATGATGCGGAAGCTTTCGCGCGCTGGATCAGGGACAACCAGCACATCAAGCCGGAGAACAGGATGCCGGGCTACACCATCTTCTCCGTTGAGCAGCTCGCGGTTCTCGCCGCCTATCTCGAGGGGCTGAAATAG